A stretch of the Papaver somniferum cultivar HN1 chromosome 6, ASM357369v1, whole genome shotgun sequence genome encodes the following:
- the LOC113290101 gene encoding ataxin-10-like has translation MENTSPLTLVVPEHILGPLFVSANCAKLDQALENLKETAKTPDGRLKLSSVKILPIVLDLTRSQIFSSNHYILLLSFKLLRDLCAGEILNQNCFIEEDGVNVVARALDLINFDANSSDEIIEIIRFGLELLGNVCGAGEEHQAAVWSQLFPVVFKDIAGLRVKKTSDVLSMVIYSCCHGSSEIMRQLCEVPGLRIVAEIVRTASRDGLEEDWLLGLLAKICLEEAYFSPLFFMLSTTGAHEQNNNLKETGDIFTLENGFLLSILFGSLNKKRDENVSKEFALSILGILKRVVTVVNFFSRGQSTLPTGAPAVDILGIQLTF, from the exons ATGGAGAATACGTCGCCTCTGACATTGGTTGTGCCTGAGCACATTCTTGGCCCGTTGTTTGTTAGTGCAAATTGTGCCAAATTAGACCAAGCCCTTGAAAATCTTAAAGAAACTGCTAAAACTCCTGACGGTCGTTTGAAACTTTCTTCAGTGAAGATCCTACCTATAGTTCTTGACCTCACAAGGTCTCAAATCTTCTCTTCAAATCATTATATTCTATTGTTGTCTTTTAAACTTCTTAGAGACCTTTGTGCGGGAGAAATATTGAATCAAAATTGCTTTATAGAGGAAGATGGGGTCAACGTTGTTGCTAGGGCATTGGATTTAATTAATTTTGATGCTAACTCTAGTGATGAGATTATCGAGATTATCAGGTTTGGCTTGGAGCTTCTAGGAAATGTATGTGGAGCAGGGGAAGAACATCAGGCTGCTGTTTGGTCTCAACTTTTTCCTGTTGTATTTAAAGATATTGCTGGGCTTCGGGTGAAAAAAACTTCTGATGTACTGAGTATGGTTATATATTCTTGCTGCCACGgaagtagtgaaataatgagacagcTTTGTGAGGTTCCAGGCTTACGGATTGTTGCAGAAATTGTTAGAACTGCTTCAAGAG atGGTCTTGAAGAAGATTGGTTGTTGGGGCTTCTTGCAAAAATCTGCCTCGAGGAAGCTTATTTTTCACCATTAttttttatgttgagcacaacTGGTGCACACGAGCAGAACAATAATTTGAAGGAGACTGGTGACATCTTTACCCTAGAAAATGGATTTCTATTGAGTATCCTCTTTGGGAGCTTGAACAAGAAACGTGATGAAAATGTATCCAAGGAGTTCGCTCTCTCCATTCTTGGAATACTGAAGAGAGTTGTTACAGTAGTTAATTTTTTCTCGAGAGGCCAATCTACGCTTCCAACTGGTGCTCCTGCAGTTGATATTCTTGGTATTCAATTAACATTTTAA